The following are encoded together in the Kribbella sp. CA-293567 genome:
- a CDS encoding HEPN domain-containing protein produces the protein MTALDNARAHLTKAREFLEAAQLTNDLELFNAATSSAVTSGINSKDAICLALTGRTRKADNHAEAVTELKATGPAGREVSSTFSRLLRLKSRSQYQAESISAADASKSVEWAARLLEVARRNVPG, from the coding sequence CACCAAAGCGCGGGAGTTCCTCGAAGCAGCTCAACTGACCAATGACCTGGAGCTCTTCAACGCGGCCACTTCGAGTGCCGTCACCTCCGGGATCAACTCGAAGGACGCGATCTGTCTGGCGCTGACCGGCAGGACGCGGAAGGCCGACAACCATGCGGAGGCCGTCACGGAGTTGAAGGCGACAGGGCCGGCCGGGCGTGAGGTCAGCAGTACCTTCTCGCGGTTGTTGAGGCTGAAGTCGAGATCGCAGTACCAGGCGGAATCGATCTCCGCGGCGGATGCGAGCAAGAGTGTGGAATGGGCGGCCCGGCTGTTGGAGGTGGCGCGGCGCAACGTCCCGGGCTGA